The Sabethes cyaneus chromosome 1, idSabCyanKW18_F2, whole genome shotgun sequence DNA segment aggctggactttattaggcgttggcaggcggaatgggatcacaCCGATCACGGCAGGtagacccataggctgatccagaacatattgtcctggatcggtagaaaacatggtgaggtaaactttttccttacccagttcgTGTCGGGACATGGACGCTGGACATGGAGGACATGGATGGCGgatgatgcttgcggtcgttgaagaagacaccaacgctgacaacatcgtgcagagaatgtgcgctgagcagcgcgcatgggttGCCGctgatagggcggcaacggaggagttgcaacggctagaacgtttgcaacaacagggcctgacatagcttagcaAGTGTCAGTAAAGGACTGgatgggcagcccaggcccttggtgaagggtagtggcggtatgaagtgacaagggggttgtgtgaacccacatacgcaacggataagtcggagtgcttaggcacgtcctccctcctgaagaaaaacctaacggtagttccgggaggggttcaggaacgggcagtaggagagtttttagtaggtaggcgcttGTTGGCAccttgtgaatcctattcggcaccgtgaaggtgctgtctatgaagattttttccctgcataaacaatacaaaaaaaggtTGGGGTAACCAACAGATAGCCTAAGCGAAATGGGATCTTCTGGGGTTTTGTGATTCAGAGAACTCGGTCATCATTGGGAAGTCTATCTGGTCTGGTATCAACCTTTCCTTTAAAACATTCGGGCACATCTCCGCCGACTTGATTGAACCTTTTAATAACTCCATCACGACTTGATAAGTTAGCCAGCACtaactcgtatatcaaagtacaaaaattGTCGTATATATCTCTTAATaaactcggaatcgtaactaatgcttaataaagtgcgcccagGTTGATTTTCTGCCGTATATAATGAcagtaactgacacacatacgatattcagcgcagaatcgtatagcagcacggagcgaaccgggcttaatcggatattatcgtatataattacttatatagctgaaacgcgtatatttattccttatcacgtatatcgcctccaaaatagtacgaatatgtCAGTTTTgtcgcatcaaatacgatttgcCCACGCTATACACTAACGTCCTTAcaatttttcgttaattttctatCACGACAATGCTCGGCCACATACTGCCACATACTGCATTTTTTACCAATGCCATCCATCGAGCATAGTTACTAACGATGCATTAATGAATAATTTGCCCAAAAAAACTTGCTTTCGAATATACATAGCTGATACGAATTTTATATACTTATCATAATATTATATCCATTTTACGATGGCCAAATTCGCTTGCAGCACCTCAATTGCCACTCTAATCCAAGCGAAATTTGTCTGATCAAAATATAAACTAGAGCTGCCACGACGAAGCACTGCACGCTGCACTCCGCTGGGAACCGGAAGCTCCCAGTTCGGTTATTTCGTTTATGAATAATGCAGTCATCGTGAATTCCTCTGCTGGCACTCAATTATTTTCAGCTAACTTTTTGCCAAGCAAGACGAACGAAGCAAACCAACCAACCGCCCAACTTAGCTAAACCCTATTCCTTTGATATTCCACCGGCAGCAGCAGCGCTCTAACAGCAAACTTGATAAACTTGGTTCGGAGTACGAGTCGAATATGGAAATGCTCCCCAAGCCACTGTAAACATTGCATgtgtaataaaattaaattttgcttttttagctaTCCCCTGGTGAATTTTACCGTTGCATGCTGCAGCACAGTGCTCTCTCCTGTGCCACAAACGTTCGACGACTTCCTGTCCCTGAGCTGGTGGTGTGGTTTTTGAGTTTGTTGTCTATGGTTTCTTCCACAAAATAGTTTATAGTCAATATTGAACTCAAACAGAATTGTACACCAACCCTGCAGGACACACTGCATTTTGTCGTTTGCTGAATTTCAGCATTAAATGTTTGTTGCTGGTAAGCAACCTTAATTCCGAGAGGTAAtatattaatcctcgaacgtGACTTCATCAGCAAGTTTATGAAACAGCAATTTTGACAGTTTGCTCCCGAAACTCTACGCGGCGAAGCGCTGTGCACTGGCGCTGCTGGACTGGTATTCACATGCAATAGTTCATAAATTATGAATGCAATAAATTTCTTCCGCATATATTCTTTACAAACAGTTCCACGCCACCTCGCTTTTGAACCGAAAGAGAGAAGTCAAACCAGCATCAGTGTTGGGTGGGTTTATTTTGCGAAATGCTTTTCTGATACAATTGGATAGTTGCTGCTGCTGGGGCAAGCTTCGGATTGAAACCAATTCCCAAAATCGTCGTAACTCTTCAATCTGGCGACTCGTACTCGGCGAGCAGCATACTCTCGATCTCCGACTGGTTTTCCCCGAACACGGCAAACTCCTCGTTGAAGTACCCAAGAAACTCGTCATCGTGCGCCATAATCCAGTACTCTCGAACCAAATTATAAGCCTTAAGGGCACGGTTTATCAACCACCGAGTGAAATAAAGATCATAACAGGAAGCACATATAACAGCCAGAGGAAGAATTGGCGAAAAACCGTGCACCGTCTCCTCGTGGATCATGCTCAGTATGTTCGCATTCTGCAGCACCGATATTCCGAATAAGACCATAAAGTTGAGCATGTCCCTCAACAGCACCCAAAAGTATCGTCGTCGGAAAAAGTTGGCCACCAGGCTGGGATTGCTTCTGCAagtggagaaaaacaatttaAACATTAGTTTTGCATCTGCTCGCGTGCGACGACGGTCGTACAGTTTAACCGACAGCTGTGCTTCCCAGTCCCAGCGGAACTTGCACCGGCAAATCTCGCACACCTGACTGCGCTGGTAGACGGTCCACAGCCGAAGACAGCGCTCGTGTATGTACCCGACCGAACCCTTGCAGTCGCAAATATTTTCCACCAGCGTTTCGTCGCTCAATCGACAAATCCGGCAGATTTTTGTCTCCCCGGTCGCCGCCACCGAGGATTCGTCCTCGTCCTCGTCCGTTGAACCATTTTGACTGCGCTGAAAgtgtaattttcttttcaaagttagcaatcgaatgaaaataaaaatggaacgTTGGCTTGGAAAACTTACCGCCAGTTGGCTGAGCTGGCTGGAGCGACGTCGCTGGTTGTGAACGGACCAAAATAGACGGACCGCTTGTATGCCGGACAGGAGACTGTTTTGACGGGGTTGAGACATGTTTTGGCTTGAAAATTTAACTGCGCAAtcaaaaagaacgaaaaatttTGACGTCCATTTTCCGAAATGTGTGTTAAACTAATATTCAGTCTCACTAGCCTACTACTTTGTCATCCAATATTTAATAAGAAATTGacggaaataattttttttttgcgattttCAATCTAAGGAACAGCTGCTTCTGAATTTATTTCTTCGGCCAGATCTGATAATTGGTCGCACGGAAGTCTATTGGAAGCTAATTACGGCCTGCTAGACGGAGCCATATGTTACAGGACGAAACATGTGTGACTAATTGGTAAATTATGCACGTTTCACCACCTGGTTCATCAGCTGGAAACTAACAATGGTTGAATGGTCGAAGACCACCCGAGCAAGCCAACTTGTTAATTGCACTGTACTGTGTAAGGCTTGTTGTTGGTCAACAATCGAATCAGTGTGTCGACTGTTCTTGACCATGATGGCTTAAAGTCAGCAACAATTGCCCCTATAGAACCGAGCCAATTTAAACAAACCCGCTAACTTACTATAAACCACCCATCGGAGGTGAATTCACTGTGTTCAATTCAATTTgcttacacacacatacacaaatgCTGCATAGGTACTTCGGTTCGATTTTGCTTGCGTGCTGTCCAGCGGGTTATCAAATTAAAATTAGGTTCAATTAATTTACAAAATGGCTTCGACAGCAAGACCCCGGAACTAATTGCCAGCAGACCAGCATGCCACCAGCTTGTAGAACGTGAATAGGTACACGCATCGGGCGCAATAGGACCACATCGCGTCAATGGTCCCAAATGAGCATTATTGGTCTGCACCTAATGGCTCTAACATTACTAATATCTAATTAATTACGACAAAACACCGTGGCCCATTCATTGGAGGCCGTGCTCCCGCTTGAGAAGAGGACGGAAAGGGAGGAGCTCGAAGGGTTGGGTGTGGCAGCATATGTAGGCAGCATCGATTCGGCGTTTCGATCATCTGAAACAGCTCCATTACAGGAACAGCGGGGGCGACAATGCTTTATGGGATTCCGTGAATGTTACATTTGTCGGCAGGGGCGTTGGGGCGAGTGGTTCtcaaaataacaataaatatgtGCCAGAAACCATTACGGTACTATATTTATTTGTGCTGTTGTTCCGTGTCAATATCAATTAGGTGGAACCGAAAGCAAAGGGGTTATCCAACAATACTGAcatacagtcaccccagtattacgggccacccagtattatgggccagtctatactttacgttaggtttatacatagaaaactaatatttaatcatcgagtatgagtttaatagacagaagcaacattccgctgcatgcttgacagcaatacacttagaTCCAATGCgctaattttcctagttttccgatAATTGTCAGTAGGCTCCAATCGAccgtcgatttgttgttatttttgcggttgttataaaaaatcgGCAGTGAgttataagctgaatagcggcgtaaattttTATGTCTGGGCGCAAAATGGACGGgaatcgagggaataggtatgtattcattgaattacggtgaaaccacctagaaaaattcattttccgctttaatatacgaagttaaacaatggcccataatactgggagaaaaattaaattttcccagtattatgagtCAAGCGTCTAGATCAACAGTACTCGCTgtttttgactaaaattgtaatttgttttcagtaaaacgaaaaaacgtgcaaggaaaatcaatatacagAAATCGAAGCACTACGATCCTGGTATATTGCATCACGCTCTTGATCTAGCAAGACAAACCGAAAAAGT contains these protein-coding regions:
- the LOC128746223 gene encoding uncharacterized protein LOC128746223, with amino-acid sequence MSQPRQNSLLSGIQAVRLFWSVHNQRRRSSQLSQLARSQNGSTDEDEDESSVAATGETKICRICRLSDETLVENICDCKGSVGYIHERCLRLWTVYQRSQVCEICRCKFRWDWEAQLSVKLSNPSLVANFFRRRYFWVLLRDMLNFMVLFGISVLQNANILSMIHEETVHGFSPILPLAVICASCYDLYFTRWLINRALKAYNLVREYWIMAHDDEFLGYFNEEFAVFGENQSEIESMLLAEYESPD